The Synchiropus splendidus isolate RoL2022-P1 chromosome 1, RoL_Sspl_1.0, whole genome shotgun sequence genome includes a window with the following:
- the LOC128752185 gene encoding claudin-10-like isoform X2 — MTRSFAQIVGLLLSILGLVLVGCTLALDRWRVAQVGGQGGSSVVATAWFWSDLWKDCHEDSTAVVNCVDFGVLWRVKDVQAVRGLLISGLSLGVVGTALTFLGMECTNIGGETGSNRILTAACVVNLLSCVSAAAGYCLYINREVAAFLHSKADPSRVSYEMGPPLYVGLAGSALITIAAVVNWATVCNKVNLKRHYMAPTVSRASRSERMQREIHGAVIV; from the exons ATGACGAGGAGTTTTGCTCAGATCGTGGGTCTACTCCTGAGTATCCTAGGCTTGGTGTTGGTGGGCTGCACTTTGGCTTTGGACCGCTGGAG GGTGGCCCAGGTTGGCGGCCAGGGAGGCTCATCCGTAGTGGCCACGGCCTGGTTCTGGTCCGACCTGTGGAAGGACTGCCACGAAGACTCCACTGCTGTCGTCAATTGCGTGGACTTTGGCGTCCTTTGGAGAGTCAAAG ACGTTCAGGCAGTGCGTGGGCTCCTGATCAGCGGGCTCAGCCTCGGCGTGGTTGGAACAGCGCTGACATTTTTGGGAATGGAGTGCACCAACATCGGAGGAGAAACCGGAAGCAACAGGATTTTAACAGCAGCGTGTGTGGTCAATCTGCTCAGCT GTGTGTCAGCCGCAGCTGGTTATTGTTTATACATAAACAGAGAGGTTGCTGCTTTTTTACACAGTAAGGCAGATCCTTCACGAGTGAG CTATGAGATGGGACCACCCCTGTACGTGGGACTGGCGGGAAGCGCCCTCATCACTATCGCCGCTGTCGTAAACTGGGCGACCGTTTGCAACAAAGTCAATCTGAAAAG ACATTACATGGCGCCCACTGTCAGTCGGGCCAGCAGATCAGAGCGAATGCAGCGGGAGATCCATGGTGCTGTGATCGTCTAG
- the cldn10e gene encoding claudin-10, protein MKVRVVQIWGFLMTVLGWIFIACTMAMEGWKITSIGGMGGSSIIKVAWYWSSLWRSCFTDSTAVSNCYDFPVLWSVEGHIQIVRGLLMGGLSLGMLGFVLSLLGMECTYLGGKDVSKYKKIYVGGCFHIISGVLATSGYAVYAQYVSVEYFNPDFDGLKYDLGTPMFLGWVGSAFQMAGGFFYLWSVCKPLCGGEPVVIHIQPQQDPELNNKTKSTTEMSTVSEITSKTKVSSISELSSESDLSNMSSITSRSGRTYKSGRTERSERSSKTRRTTRSGTGSGVSSSSSASTVSELSSRRSGSNRTISSLSRSSRSEAAPFMKNSYI, encoded by the exons ATGAAAGTCCGTGTCGTGCAGATCTGGGGGTTCTTGATGACAGTGCTGGGCTGGATCTTTATCGCGTGCACGATGGCCATGGAGGGCTGGAAAATCACCTCCATCGGTGGGATGGGGGGCTCCTCCATCATCAAAGTGGCCTGGTACTGGTCCAGTCTGTGGAGATCCTGCTTCACAGACTCCACAGCCGTCAGCAATTGCTATGACTTCCCTGTTCTCTGGTCTGTGGAGG GACACATCCAGATTGTTCGCGGACTACTGATGGGGGGTCTGTCCTTGGGCATGCTGGGCTTTGTTCTGAGCCTGCTGGGAATGGAGTGCACGTACTTGGGAGGCAAAGACGTCTCCAAGTACAAGAAGATCTACGTTGGAGGATGCTTCCACATCATCAGTG GTGTACTCGCCACGAGTGGTTATGCTGTTTACGCCCAGTACGTTTCGGTTGAATATTTCAACCCAGACTTCGATGGACTGAA GTACGACCTCGGCACACCGATGTTCCTCGGCTGGGTTGGCTCTGCATTTCAAATGGCTGGTGGCTTCTTTTACCTGTGGTCAGTTTGTAAGCCTCTTTGTGGTGGGGAGCCAGT GGTGATCCACATCCAGCCTCAGCAGGACCCGGAGCTAAACAATAAGACCAAGTCCACCACTGAAATGTCCACTGTGTCAGAGATCACATCTAAAACCAAAGTGTCCTCAATATCGGAACTGTCGTCCGAGTCGGACCTCTCCAACATGTCCAGCATCACCTCCAGGTCTGGACGGACATACAAGTCTGGACGCACCGAGAGGTCGGAGCGATCATCCAAGACGAGACGGACCACCAGGTCAGGGACGGGGTCTGGCGTCTCATCAAGCTCCAGTGCCTCGACGGTCTCTGAGCTAAGCAGCAGGAGGAGTGGCAGCAACAGAACCATTTCCTCACTGTCTCGCAGCTCACGGAGCGAGGCCGCACCCTTCATGAAAAACTCTTACATTTGA
- the cldn10a gene encoding claudin-10a, with product MGNMATEIVAFVLTISGWILVSSTLPTDYWKVSSVDGTVITTATFWSNLWKTCVTDSTGVSNCKDFPSMLALDAYIQVCRGLMIAAVCLGFFGAVLALIGMKCTKVGGSQTAKARLASLAGFHFILSGLCCMTACSIYAHRITTDFFDPFFVAQKFELGAALFIGWAGSVLCILGGLTFCFSLSEGCGARSEFSYNGTRSFVTTHNSHSKAANSLSREAPQPPRQFGRNAYV from the exons ATGGGGAACATGGCAACAGAGATTGTGGCCTTCGTCCTCACCATCTCAGGCTGGATCTTGGTGTCATCCACCCTTCCTACGGACTACTGGAAGGTGTCCTCAGTGGATGGGACAGTCATCACCACAGCCACATTCTGGTCCAACCTCTGGAAAACATGCGTGACTGACTCAACAGGAGTGTCAAACTGCAAGGACTTTCCCTCAATGTTGGCCCTGGATG CCTACATTCAGGTGTGTCGTGGACTCATGATCGCAGCCGTGTGTCTGGGATTTTTCGGAGCCGTCCTGGCGTTAATAGGAATGAAGTgcaccaaagtgggcggctcaCAGACCGCCAAAGCCCGTCTGGCCTCCCTCGCAGGTTTCCACTTCATTCTCAGCG GCCTCTGCTGCATGACGGCTTGCTCCATCTATGCTCACAGGATCACAACCGACTTCTTTGACCCCTTTTTTGTCGCTCAGAA GTTTGAGCTGGGAGCAGCTCTTTTCATTGGCTGGGCTGGATCTGTGCTGTGTATCTTGGGAGGGCTCAccttctgcttctctctctccgAGGGCTGCGGCGCCAG AAGTGAGTTTTCCTACAACGGGACCAGGTCATTCGTGACGACCCACAACAGCCACAGCAAGGCTGCCAACAGCCTCAGCAGAGAGGCTCCACAACCACCCAGGCAGTTTGGACGAAATGCCTATGTGTAA